The region gaacatgttttatattcatCAATGTTCAGCAAGGAAAAAATGTGGTGGAAAAACACAACTTGGTCTAAACTGATTTAGGTCTTAAAATTATTCTGACAGAAAGAaaacctaaacaaacaaactttctCATCCAACATGAACCGCAGGGTATTGCAGTAATTTAAGTGTGTGTTTCCCATGTTCATCACTCATCTGATCCTGATTCCAGACTCACCTTCATTGGTCTTGATCTCTGATTTGTCCAGTCTGGTGGCGATGTCCTCGTTCACACCAGAGAGCTGAAACACACATCTGTATCTGTGCCAGTCTTCAGGTTTGACTGATGAGACATCCAGGTCAACACTCATCTGGAAGGTCCCGTCATTGTTGGTGAGAATCTCTCCTTTGTTCACACCCTCATGAAACTCCTCTCCATCTTTTTTCCAGACCATCTCGGCTCTGTTAGGATAGAAACCTGTAGCGTGGCAGGTGACTGGAGAGGAGGAAGACTTCTGGAGGAGAGACACTTTGGGAACGTCTGTGGAGTAAAGACAGTTCATTCTTTctgtattattactattatttgtATTTGAGCTGGAGGGGTGCATAGTGCAGACGAGACGTGAAGAAAAGAGTGCAGACAAGGTGGAGTGGATGGAGACGAGCAAGAGTGGAaaggaaggtttacaagatggcagtgagacctgctgtgatttAATATCTGAGGATGGTGGCACTGAGACAAATACAGGAGACAGAACTGATGATATTAAAATTATCATAAGGAGTGAgaaggattagaaatgagtatatcAGAGCTAAAACTGTGGAAGATGATCTGCTATGACGACCAGGAGCAACTTtaaaagattattattattattattattatttaaaccatgTGATGTAGtttataaatttaaattaaatttaaaaaatgtgtcaaAAGGCCACGCGAAGTGCAATTATATTAACCCTTTCACacatagtggtcactacagtggacaactattcaaaggctgttttcttgtatttgtgtcagtgttgatggtaaacttgcacataaaccactacattgaACACTGATGAGTCACTCCATGCCTTGCAGGGTTATAGTTGTTACATATATTGTTATACtgttataaaatattttaaaaatatatttttgttatgttatagtttttacacagtgtaTATTAATTATTCATTTGTCAGATTCATAAGTCAAAATGTTTGTTGTACAACTAAGTGGACATGTAAAAATACtctttgaaaatgaaaagtacgtttaaaaaaatgaagttcaaaaatctttttttcatgccttaagatgaataaaaatactcaagaaaaaaaagcccTGATTGAGGttttcataattcatgcatgaaaaaGTTAATTTAATATCATATTAAGTAATAAACTGAGACATAACTTTTAATCTAATTCTGCTCATAGATTTTACCTGTCCTCATCAGAGAGCTCCTCCCATAGTTCACATACTTCTTCAGCCACTCAGGACAAATCTGGGTGAGGTAGTTCTTTTTCtgaacagtcagagctctgtcaTGATCCAACTTTATCTTTGTCATGACAGCCTGTTGTTTTTTAGCGACCCACGTCTGTTCCTTCAGGTCAAACATTATGTAGTCCTCTCCATCATAACCAAACTGCTCATGTCCAGTCACTTCACCTGTTTCTTCATCCCATTCACAGCCGTACATCCTCTGGACAATGTGAACAcctgacaaaaacacagagacaaagactgCAGTGAACCAGAGAGAGGCTGCACTAAAGTCTTATACTGACACAGAGACGTGATCAACATATAGAGGATCTACATTTATGGCTGCTTTTGTCTCACTGGAAGATTTTTAAAACCAATCATCATTAACAATGTAGATTTTAGAAAAGGACACTgggaaaaaacagaattcattCTCTCCCGTTAGCACATCTACGTCCTGCCTGCAGAGATATCACTGCACAGTTTATCTATGCTGCTGTAGGTGGAGCAACTTCCTGTGAGCTGCAGGATCAGACAAATACACTAAGCTGGATCCTCAGCAGCCGACACAGATCCTGATTCTAGATTTAAATTTACATCCTCTGAAACTCTGCAGCCGTCATCAGTCCTAAAAAATCCTTCCTGTGAGAAACTAAACACCAGACTGTCCTGAGGTTTTTCTAGATGTGTCTCTGTTTAATATGATCATGTGACATTAATCTAATCTGGAGTTCTACTTACAGTATTTCAGGCTCCAGCAAATGCTTCATGTCATCATTGATGACGATGCAAGAAATAATTTTTGATAAATCAGCTAATTTCTTTTGCTGTGACCtgacaaaaaggtgaaaaaggTTCCTCTAAGATTTTACAAccatgttgtcatttttattacatttactaaGAGCAGAGGACTGAAACAATAACTCAGACCTTGAATTTGACTCCATGCTGGGACACTTTGGTGTTTTTCAGCGCTGTGACCAGATCAGATTTTGcactaaaaatattaaaacattcaCGTTAATGATATTATTGGATGTGTAGCACAGAGATCTGTGGGCGTCTTTGAGTAGGAACCTGAGCGCTGCTGATGCTGTGATGACAGCCGACAGTCTACAGGTGAGAGGAGTCATTCCTGCTTTTATAACATCGCTGCTCTCAAAGCCACGAGAAAAGCCTCGGTGcatcaagcccctctagccccccccccccccccccccccaccctctgcacgtgcctggtatgaatcgagatcgcgattttctaacgattaatcgtgcagccctactgtTGATGGTGTCtgacatattttctttttctataaTTTATTACAACATGTGATTATTTGTGAGGGTCGTCTGAACTGAGACACGGAGCGACTTCCTGTGAGCTgcagaaacagacaaacacactaagATGGATCCTGAGCAGCAGACTCAGATCCTGATCCTGGGTTTAAGTTTCCATCCTCTGAAACTCTGCAGCCTCCTATCATTCTAAAAAAATCATATAACTGCGGGAAAACTACACACCAGACTATGTTGAGGTCTTTCTAGAAGCTTCCACTGAAGGAGAGTTTCAGTCCaggattgtttttattaaaagttAAATATTAGTTCAGAATAAttgtaaaacaaacacacctcAGACTGATTATTTAGATCCAGCTGATTTTCTGGAGATTAATTTCTGAATAATCGATTATTAAGAAATTGTAGCAAAAACAACCATCAAGGTTTCAGAGGCAAAAAATCCTAAATATTAACCGAAAACTTCAAATATCATgaatttatctttattatttgattattttgatCAACTAAACAGTTAAATTATGACAGTTCATACAAACATGATCATTAAAGCTGTttgaattaaattaaagtttCACAGACTGTAGTTCTACATTTATTACGAATTATTATGTCAAAAATTTTAATCCGTAATCTGAATGAAATATtaaatgtgtgtgcaaacctgtttactactgtaaacaaaacacactgaaaacattaaCAGCAAATATCAGTAAAAATGAAACATGAACAAACCTCCAGTTTGGTTGAAGCGAGGCTTTAAAATCTCAATGTTGGCTTTGAACCCCTGCTGCTGATCCCTGGAGATATCAGTCTCCCTCTCCCAGTACTGCTGATCTGTGTTCCTGGCAAACCAGTCCTGTTTGGGCACCATTTTCTCCGTGTCGCTGTCATAATATTCAATCTGAACATCATCAACCATCCCAACAGACACAAACTCTGGGAAGTTTGGGACTTGAGAGGATCCAGTAAGGAAATACTTCAGCGAGTGGGTCACT is a window of Maylandia zebra isolate NMK-2024a linkage group LG22, Mzebra_GT3a, whole genome shotgun sequence DNA encoding:
- the LOC101471753 gene encoding class I histocompatibility antigen, F10 alpha chain isoform X2, with product MVDDVQIEYYDSDTEKMVPKQDWFARNTDQQYWERETDISRDQQQGFKANIEILKPRFNQTGGVHIVQRMYGCEWDEETGEVTGHEQFGYDGEDYIMFDLKEQTWVAKKQQAVMTKIKLDHDRALTVQKKNYLTQICPEWLKKYVNYGRSSLMRTVVPKVSLLQKSSSSPVTCHATGFYPNRVEMVWKKDGVELHEGVNKGEILTNNDGTFQMSVDLDLSSVKPEDWHRYRCVFQLSDVNEDIVTRLDKSEIKTNESESGIRIR